AAAACACAAGTGTCCCTGAGAACGGAAATGGAGACTGATTGATGTGCAACGAAGGGaataattacaattacattacaattgtgttttaaaatcacatcttatattaaaatggtaaatataatgtttttttccatctttccatctgtcttcTCTGTTAGAGGTCATGTGTCAATCACTGGCCTAGAGACATTTTATAATCTATAAATTCTTCTGAGGCTGCCAGTCACAATGCCATCTGATGAGTTATTATGCGTCCTCTTAATGCTCGTCTTTGGCTAACATTAACTCAgctcataaataaaaaatcatgcACCCAGTTGACGAACTTTCCCCCATCTTCTAAATATACACAGTTATGATAGTAAGTATAATTCAAGTTGTGTGGTCTTTAACGATGTCAATGATTATTGTTGGTTAATGGGTTATACAAATTCATTGAAAGGAATTGACTTAATTCAACGCACTGTCATTCAAATgtgaattaattcattttaaatgatcagaGACAATGTCATTTCCTGTTATATAAGAATATTTACAAATGTGCACACCGCAGCCCTTAGTGTGTGGATAACAGACCTGCACCATGGTCGTACATCCATGGCTCTCACCAACGAAAAAGTCGTTGTTTCCTGTGCGACATCGCCGTCACATCCGCTTTACAGATGCCCGAGTGAACGTTGGAGAGCAATGGCGGCGTGCCGGGGGTCTTCGTCGAAGTGGTTTTTCACCCGGGAGCAGCTCGAAACCACGCCGTCCCGCCGATGTGGAGTAGAACCAGATCGGGAGCTCTCCTACAGACAGCAAGCGGCGAATCTGATCCAAGATATGGGCCAGAGACTCAATGTGTATCCTTTTGTAAACAAACTTATCCCTCGACCAGGCTGGAAGCAGACATGGCGCTAACGGTTGGAGCGGGCCCATTACGTTACTCATTTTGAAGAGACCGCTGAGATTAGGGAACAAGTTTCGAGGTTTTTTCGacttgtatgttttgtttttgcgtTGGTTAAAATCTTGTTTTACTAAGAAATCTTCATGCGAAATCTCGATGTTGTGATTGTACGTTTAGCTCTACGCTAATGTAGCACGTTAACTAGCTAGCTGAGGGTTGACGTCTGATAGGCCGTTAGGCTAGTTTGCAGCTGCTGCTAATCACTTGCCCACAAAAATCTGACGGTTCTTGCGTCTTCCACGCGGTATAGCTTGGTTTAACAAATAACTGCGTCCTTCAATAGTCCAGTAAGCTGACGTATGAAGGTTTTATGTGTCATTTCCTTGTGATATTGATTTTGCACTAGTATAATTAGCATAAAGCTAAGTCACCTGCTACACAGTATCGTGGACTCAGCTGTTAACTTTTCTTTACCcggttaaaataaaataatacttaaAATTTAGCGCTAATAAGTCGCCCAGTAGTGTGTCTTGGCTTGACAGAATAGCGTATAGCTGTATTGTTCATAGATTAAGTTAATTATTTCCCAGAATTGTCCTTGACCCCCACTTCCAGCTCTCaattaacaataaatacagCCATTGTTTACATGCATAGATTTTATATGCACCATTCCTTCACCAAATTCCATAGAAATGTAAGTATTATGTTTCTTAATACTACTCTTTACCTGTAACTTATTACACGTTAGATAGACTGTGACATCATTTAGGTAGTTTGGGTTTGGATTTAAATGTCTTGATGCTTTTATACAGATAATATCTCCAACCACCTTATTCTTGGCTGCAAAAGTGGAAGAGCAACCTCGGAAACTCGAACATGTGATCAAAGTTGCACATGCTTGCCTAAATCCCCAAGAACCACCTCTAGACACAAAAAGTAATGTAAGTTCGGGAAGCTCTGCATGTTGAatggtttaatgtttttttccccctccacaTCTGTCTTTCGAGTTCTCTCAGTGGTCATGGTTTCCCTGTGTACAGTATAACTGGCTGTGCTGCATTCCTTCGCCCTGTACAAAGGGTCTTATTTTTACACATCTGGCCTGCTGTTGGTGTGCAACAAACACCTGCATCTTACCAAGATTAACATTAATAGTAAAATGAGCCTCTCTGTTTGGAGTTTTGGCCATTTGAAATCAGTTGTTAGAGGGATAGATTAATAGACTCATTACAATTGTGTTGTAATGACTGTCTATCAAACTTCAGGCATACCTCCAGCAAGCTCAAGAGCTGGTGATACTTGAATCCATAGTGCTGCAGACCCTGGGTAAGTAGTGGTGACTGGAGTGGATGACTTGAGCGAGAGAGagcacttttgtttttcataatcaTTATCATTGGCTTACATTATCAATAAGGGAGTAGTGCTATTGATCACTGATTTTATTCATCACAGCCTGttaagtgaaatgttttatcaGCTACTGTATGGGTATCATgtcaaatatgtattttcaatAAATCGTGTAAAGGTGACATGTCATTCTTGTCAATGCTGACATTAGTCGCAAACTCTGCTATTGATAAGGCTTTAGGGAATTTTTACGGTCATTTTTGACTAATTATATCATAATTTCGCTGCtttgcaacattttattttacagctacAATGATTCTTGCTCACGTGTTGACTACATTTGAAACTGAGAGATGTCATTCAAAGTGAAAGTGGTCGGAGATGAGTTGACTGTACTTAATCTGGAATATTTTGTAACACACTTGAATGAATTGGCCATCAATCTCCACTATTCACATGTCTGTATGAATCAATATCCTTTAAAACAAGCGCTACATTTCTTTGTTGAATCTTAAAATGACATGTCACCTCccaactgtgtttgtgttaaactCACCTGTCATGTATTTTGTTCCAGGCTTTGAAATTACTATTGATCACCCACACACTGATGTGGTGAAATGTTCCCAGCTAGTGCGAGGTAGAGGCTTCCTTCTTTGCTCTTTGTGCCCTCTGGTCTTGTTTTTCCCACCTCCAGATatgggtggggaggggggtgaaaAACCTTGCTGATTTAATGGTTACATAACCACACgccttgttctttttttcttttgatgacCTTTTGAGTTCGTTATATGACACAGCACATAAACCGCAACATTGACTGGTGCTTGTTGGGCCAAGTCGAAGACTGGATTTTAATAATTAGTTATAGGGGTTTGCCAATTCATTCCCCCTATGAGATTAGCAGTAACTGGAAAAGAATAAGTAGCAATAGTTTATTCTTTACATATTGTAGATATACATGCAAAATCACATGTAGATCGATCAAACTAGTGCCTTGAACTCAGTTCCACTGTTCAAGAAAGCAACTTGTCTTTAAATTTGCTTGGAGTGATTAATTTGCTACTGCAactgtatttttgtaaaatgagaACATAATTTCATCATGATGCAATAACACTGAAAgcaatttattaataatattggATTAGATTGGATCTCCTAACTTTCCCTCCagatttaatttagaaaaatcATCTAGCATACTGAAAATTTCCAAAATGTGGCAACAGTTGGTGCCAattgttattttcagtcttGGTCTTGGCTTAATCAGTGCAATGAAAATGATCTTAAAACAAGGCAAACATTCAGTTCTGTCCTAATGATAACAAAATGCTTTGCCTTGCATAAATGGTAATCAttcttcccttccctctctttctcttcttctgtttgtctcttaCAGCAAGCAAGGATCTGGCACAGACTTCCTATTTCATGGCTACCAACAGGTTGTTATCCTGCCCCTCCTTTGTTGCACTTTGACTGCACACCATAGCTTCCAGTAATGCAGGGTACCCTTTCAGTGTCCAACGGGCCCTACTTGCGCTGGTGGTTGTTGGGACGCTTgcctcctccccctcagctCCCCTCCCTTGTTCAAAGGAAGTGGGACAGGCTTGTAGCGTTACCGGCCCCAGTCGCAGTGCGGTGTATTGTACAAGGGACCATGTGTTGGCACAGATGGGTTGAATGCAAGATGTGAAGTGTAGTGGTGCGCTTGAAACCCACATGTTTGTTCGGTTGCGAAAAAGTGCATAATTCTAAAAGAGAAAGACACTTTGGTAGCCTGAATAGCAGCTAAAGATTTCACAGATGTAAACATTTCTCGTAGAGGTCCTTCCGGTAAGTACcgcaaattcatttttaaaattttctttttcacatccATTTGTTCAAAATGCATTATCTCCTCAGATATTCTaaactttttcaatatttgcttgtcttttttttcttgctctatCACATTCTTATCTACATGTAGcttatgtaaaatatgtgtCAAGAAAAACCTAATCGTGACCCATTAAGGACCTGTAAAAATCTAATGCGTATAACATATAGTATTTCTCGTATATATCAAAATGCATTTGGTGAATATGAATTGAGTCAGGACAAAATGTCTTTCTTGACACGTCTTTTAGTAGAAAAACTGGGTCCTTAAAGGGTTTGTTCAAAGTAGGCAGTGGTGGAAATGGTATGGTATTAATGGAGTTAACTTTGTTTTCAACTACTCCAAATCAGTAGACAATGTCTGGATGCTGTGAATGGTGTTAGAGGTTTTGGCGCTTATTAAGAGTGAAACCTGTAACCTACTGATTGTTGTTAGAATCTCTCAATATTCTTacaaattgattgattttaatttagttttgaaGACTCACATGCTTaatgtttgaaattattttcaatgTATAAATTAATGGGAGAGAGGTGTTTTGAGAGGAGTTATCAAACAGATGTCAGCTGTGACTGATAGCTTTGTTTAAGGCCACTGTAATCTGGCAGACCAGACTCCAGACATTGTACTTGTCTCACTGCACAAGGTTACCATCCAGCTTTGACCAAAATACAGCATTGTGAAGTTAAGGCTGTTCATACTGTTGAATCTAGCTATAACATGGATTAACTTTTCCTCGAGAATCTTTTGTTCATCATGGCTGCAATATCATATTCATGGCTTAAGTGTCTGAAATAATTGCGGAGAACCAActttcaacttaaaaaaacagcGTCAGTGCTGAAGTTGATTAACTGATTTATCTGGTTCACCAAAAGTGAACTTGATAACAAAGAACCAAAACCTTGGggagtttaaaaatgtttagtCGCAGCTTGTGTCTATATTTTAGTTTTCAATACTTGGATGGTAGCCACTTGTCTATTTCTATTTGTTATTTTGACTGTGATATGAATATGTTGTACTGTCTGATTATGATCTATACTTGCATTACACTCTTCAATTCCATTGTTGTAGAAGAGTAGGGTTGAGTTATAGGTCAGTAAGCTAAGATATTTAATTTAGAAAGGCTTATTCTGGCAGTATTGAGAGCATAGACTTTAGTGTATGCCTAACACTGGCAGCACTGCTTCTACATTATATTTGTTAATTTGGAGGACCCACTAGATGTATCCCTTTTTAACACAGTTCAAAGAAAGAGAGACCCTACAGAGAGGGCTGTAGGAGCAGCCACCTGTCAGTTCATTGTACAGTTATGCATCTGTCACATGGGTGGCCTCAGGGTTGTGTGTTTCACAATGGGCAGACTACACTTAGCTACTAGACATGGCCCCCCACTCACTTCCCtcacttttgttttgatgtcCCAACATTTAAACCAGCTGAGttcctttaaaacataaatcattGTCTCATGACACTTTTAACTTCTTGCTTTTAAGCACTGGGAATTGTGTCCTTTTACATTACATGGGTTGAAAAGTTGATGTTACCTGTGTTGTTGCCAGTTTGAAGTGAGAAGCTGTTACATTATCAGATCAAGTTTAATGTATCAACACAATCAAATTATGGCCTGTCTTTTGCAACCAATGCCACCAGTAAATTAAAGTTGTCTGCTccctcttgtgtttttttcttttttctccacatGTTGGACCAATCCTGACCTCACCTGGCCTGAACTGACTCACTCCCATACCTACACCTTCACATATGTGAAATATCCACTGTCttgcacacactgcacacactcatCACTTGCGCATACCCTCACACATTATACAGTCTACACCTCACTACCTTCTGCCTCCAGTACAAGCCCACGGTGATCGCCTGTGTGTGCATCCACCTGGCATGTAAGTGGTCCAACTGGGAGATCCCGGTTTCCACTGATGGGAAACACTGGTGGGAGTACGTGGACAGCTCTGTCACTCTCGAGCTGCTTGATGGTGAGATGCaatacatgtgtttttgtttgccaTAATTTATGAAAGTGAATTAATGTCACTTACAGCAATGTATTATATCTTGCTAtatttagtatagtaaggttttcTGCAGCATGTGGTGGTGTTTTGTAAGCATTTACCCAAAGTTCATATAATATAGATATTTTAAAAGTGTCTGAATAAGACAGTTTAGTTGTCTAAGTTAGGCATCAAACAACATTCATGTCTTGTACTTGCAGAGTTGACCCATGAGTTTCTGCAGATTCTGGAGAAGACGCCCAGCCGGTTAAAGAGGATACGCAACTGGAGGGTAGGACATACTACTGTACACTTGCATGGTCTTTAAAAATCAGGGAAAAGCTTACATGCCAAAATGGCTGCCCAGCGTGTTACCGCTCAGCCCCGTTTGGCAAAGAACTGATTGGCAATTTAAAATTTGAACTAGCAAAGGATTAGGAGTTACAAGAGAAATCCCACTACATTGAGTATTTGTACTACTGCTGACTAAACCGTCTAACAAATCTCTGTATCCCACCTAGGCGACACAAGCTGCCAAAAAGCCCAAGACTGAGAGCACCCAGTTGATGGATAACTCCTTTCCTGGGCCGTCCATGCTCCAAGACCAAGGTGATGCGTCGCTTGCTGGAGTCTCCTCCAACCCAAGCTTTTCCAAAGCAGGCAACACCTTCACCATGTCCATGCCTGGCCAGTCTGGAGGTGCACCCCTGACTCTGGACACCATGGCTGGTACATACAATCCTGCTAGCCACAGTGAGTGGCCCCAGGGCAAACAGAACCAAGCAGGGTACCCTTCCACCTGTTTAAAACAGGAACCCCTCAGCATCCCTCTCCAAGAGCAGACACTGTCCTTGCAGACCTCCACATCCTCTTTGCTTCAGCATCCACCGATATACAGGACAGAGAAAACAATAGACTTTAACCCTGtcaaacaggaacaaaaaggAGCTGGTGGGGGTGGAGTGGGCAAGCATCAGCCACCACCTCAGCCTGCATACCCTCCACCAGCTcagcctcctccaccaccacaaccTTCTCCAGCTCAGAAGCTGTCTCTGgacaaatacagagagaaacatgCTGCAGAGCTGGCTGTCTCTGGACAGAAACGCCGGCAGGAACAGCATGGAGGTGTAATGGATTGCGAAAtgtcgtcttcctcctcttctaccTATGCACCATCATCTATGAGCCAAGTAGACCATAGAAAACATTCACAGCCCCACCAAACGTCCCATGGTGGAGGTGGTGGCATCACCGCCTCCCCAATGAAAATTAAAGTCCCTTCCTCCTCAACTTCAGGGCAAGACAGACGTCATCACAGTGACAAACGGGACAAAAGCTCGCTGAAACTCCGCCTGGCTGTTCCTGTGTCTGGCGGCAGCTCCCAGTTGGATAAAAGTGGGCAACCCAGCAAAGACGAGCTTAAGATGAAGATAAAAGTTTCATCATCAGAGTGCCACAGCTCATCAGATGAAGGCATGGCGACCACCAACAACAAGAGTAAACATTCCAGCCCGATGgtgaacaaagagaaacatCGCGGAGCGGAGCACAACCTCCATCGCCATCACAAGCACAgtcaccctcacacacacagcggcaATGGGCGAGGAGGTCCCGAGGGCCCAGGTGGCGGGGGAGGCCTGCTACGTGGTCCCCCGGGGCTGGTCAGCATGGAAGGGATGACGCTTGCTCCTCCCGGATccacctctttctcttcatccacATCACGCAAGAGGGCGTACCCAGAGGTCAGCCACAACCACCACcctccttcctcatcctccactTCTTGCTCCAAAGTGAGCAAAATCTCCAAGGGTGGCACTGGTGCTGCAGGtacttcatctttttcttccccctttTCTCCCCTTTGCTCCTCTCCTGTACTGCAGTGTGTCTCATCTGGCTTGCAGCTCTTTGGCTaacctccttccctccctccctccctccctccccctcctcttccttattcttgtttctcctcctccctcctgtcacACCCAGGTGGGCTGCGGACCTCTCAGCAGTACCCTCCTAGTGAATCGCCACACGAAGTGGGAGAGCAGAGACACTGAGTCCACCACTCTGCAGCTATGGCCACCACATGGAAATGGCATCAAACAACCCACAGTTGAGACTTTGAAGACTATGCTCACCTCCTTGTCAAGTGCCCTAGAAAAATAACTCTTTATGTGATGATAAACCCTTTActgaaaggcagaaaaaattatctccaaaaacatgaaaagtatTGTTGGACTTCTCAGTTTCTGAGAGACTAGACAGATGAAAAATTATGCTTCCTCACTGTCACATCTCTGGGCTGTGATGCTCGGTCCTGTTTTTCTGTTAGTGTTGAATTGCTGCTTggttctccttcctcctcaaaTGGGTCTGGGAATGTGCAAAGGTTGGGCGGGTGTGATTGTCGTGGGGAGGGTTTGAGTGTGTTTCCATCGGGAGGGAAGTCCTTCCCTACATCTAAGATCCCCATATGGAGAAACAAAAGTATTACAAGTactataaataatttaattgaatCACATTTCTGCAGTTGTATGGAGGAAGCCAGTGGCCAGCTGGAGATGAGTTCAAGTTATGTTTGCTGGCATTCCATTTAGTACTGTTGATGGATGCAATTTTTTTAGGTGTAAAGTTTCATCTCCTCAATTACTTTTCTTGTCTTGATTTCTTTTTATACTTAAGTACTGTGCGTATGATTTGCATGTTTCAATCATCAAAGGGATTTAAAAGGAGAGCACTTACTTACTGTTTACAGGAAGTGGAGATAAATGTACATACGTTTTTGtatgtttaaagaaaaaaaaagctatacCATGACTACTCAGGTTTGGAGCTGCTTGTAAGTATAACAAGATAACTATAATACCTataaaagacttttattttgtggatCTACCGTTTGGGCATCATCGGGTGAATGACTGCAGCATTCCAGTGGTGTGTGCTTCTTACAGCCTTCCTACAGAGGGTGCTGTACTGTGCTTTTCCATCACAGGAAATGTCAGTTGATGCCCTCAACACAGGCACATTCAACACCTACTAATCACATCAGAGCGATGCAATTTGTaccaaaaattattttttggaCCTCTAAGTAGACCTTAAGCTGGATGCCAAAGGTTTTGCctcaacaagaaaaaaaatgacaaggacAGTAATAGTTTGCTATTAAAGTTTACATAaccctttttattttgaagtgcgTCAGGCATAATTTCATGACATGAAGCTGTAGCCCTTTAGATGTCAGCCCATGAAAGGGATACAAATATTATTCAATCAATCATTAACAGGGTACTATTCAGGAgacgaaaaaaaacaaacacttgttgGCTCTTTCCATTCCAGCAACAGTTGTCAGAACAGTGACTAACTGGCCATATGCAAGATGACCTGCTGCATATGTTGGAAAGCTTTAGTATCTGTAATGTGGACGAGCTTGATAGTTTTTGTCACCGACATCCTCATCCAATTGGTTGAATTTATTTACAGCCATGTAACTGTCCGGACACATCTATACATTAGTTTCATACATTAAACTCTATTGTTCTAAAATCTTGATATTACCCAGTCCCCTCTGTTCTTGACTGGGTTACTCCTGTATTTCTAGAGTGTGCAAAATACCCAATAAGCCTGAGGCTGGATTGTTTGTACCCTCATTAGGGATTTTACAGTTGGGTGCACAGAACAACAGCAGTTATGGACAAATGAGCATAAGCCACTCTttacaacctttttttcttttcatttcagtattACAAATAAACTTCAAAGTTGCCACTATCCTGACACAGTATAAATTCTGGTTGTTGCTGTCGATTTATTACACATACTGCATATGCATGTTGCTAGACTCTAGGAGTAAAAAAATAACCTACTGATTTGTCGATTGAATTTGAGAAGACATGTCTGTACAGTAGCTTATAGTAATGAAAAGTTCTTATCTGTGGCATGTCTCTTTTTACACACTGATTCCTCAATAACTCCTCAGAGGAAAGCTAACAGGAAGCTCTGAAACGAAGGTTATGGGAATGAGCTGATAATGTATGCAGCAATATGAATTTGACACTTTATCAGAAACTAAATATTACGTACCCGACAGACCTAGAGTTAAACTGTAGAAATGTGAAATTATGGTATTTATAAGTTTGGCACATTTTTAAGTTTGCTATAGAAAATCCACAAAGTCAGTAACAAAAGTGTGGCATCTATCTTGTTACATTTTATAGCTTCTATTAATGTACCAAGTGAAAGTGCTTCTTCTGTAGTTCCATTTAAAATTCAGCTCAAGAATGTAATGACTACATTTTCTTAACCCTTGATATACTCAGTATTTTAGTGTCCAAAAAGGTGTGGGACACATGGCCAGTGCCTCATGTTGCCAAACATGGGGGGGATAGGTGGCAGGTCCTCAAAGGGTCTCAAAAGAatactttgtgttttggtttacCAATCTAATTTGAATCAATAAATGTCCCCATGAAGAAATATTGTTTTAGTGCAACTCCTTGTTAACCACACTGTCCTTGTGGATGACCACAGCagttctttttctgtgtttcccaAGAGTTCACTCCAGTCTCAATTTTGGGGATGAATGAATGCTTCAGGAGCTGGTCTGCAGATGGCCGTAGTCTCTGGTCACTGGAGTGGAGAGAGAACAATAGAATATTAGGGAAATCATTCACAAACGTGTCTAGACAGATAAGATttgcaattcatttttttccaattagATGAGTTTGACACTTAACAAATCAATTTTTTGCTAAAATAAATCAGATGAAGGGGAAGTGATCTTACAAAAGGAATTTTCCATGCGTTCAACAAGAGATGAAACATTGTCTCACCCTGTCAAGCAGATTTTTACAAAGTCCTTGGCATTATCCGAG
This genomic interval from Seriola aureovittata isolate HTS-2021-v1 ecotype China chromosome 11, ASM2101889v1, whole genome shotgun sequence contains the following:
- the ccnt2a gene encoding cyclin-T2a isoform X1; this translates as MAACRGSSSKWFFTREQLETTPSRRCGVEPDRELSYRQQAANLIQDMGQRLNVSQLTINTAIVYMHRFYMHHSFTKFHRNIISPTTLFLAAKVEEQPRKLEHVIKVAHACLNPQEPPLDTKSNAYLQQAQELVILESIVLQTLGFEITIDHPHTDVVKCSQLVRASKDLAQTSYFMATNSLHLTTFCLQYKPTVIACVCIHLACKWSNWEIPVSTDGKHWWEYVDSSVTLELLDELTHEFLQILEKTPSRLKRIRNWRATQAAKKPKTESTQLMDNSFPGPSMLQDQGDASLAGVSSNPSFSKAGNTFTMSMPGQSGGAPLTLDTMAGTYNPASHSEWPQGKQNQAGYPSTCLKQEPLSIPLQEQTLSLQTSTSSLLQHPPIYRTEKTIDFNPVKQEQKGAGGGGVGKHQPPPQPAYPPPAQPPPPPQPSPAQKLSLDKYREKHAAELAVSGQKRRQEQHGGVMDCEMSSSSSSTYAPSSMSQVDHRKHSQPHQTSHGGGGGITASPMKIKVPSSSTSGQDRRHHSDKRDKSSLKLRLAVPVSGGSSQLDKSGQPSKDELKMKIKVSSSECHSSSDEGMATTNNKSKHSSPMVNKEKHRGAEHNLHRHHKHSHPHTHSGNGRGGPEGPGGGGGLLRGPPGLVSMEGMTLAPPGSTSFSSSTSRKRAYPEVSHNHHPPSSSSTSCSKVSKISKGGTGAAGTSSFSSPFSPLCSSPVLQCVSSGLQLFG
- the ccnt2a gene encoding cyclin-T2a isoform X2 yields the protein MAACRGSSSKWFFTREQLETTPSRRCGVEPDRELSYRQQAANLIQDMGQRLNVSQLTINTAIVYMHRFYMHHSFTKFHRNIISPTTLFLAAKVEEQPRKLEHVIKVAHACLNPQEPPLDTKSNAYLQQAQELVILESIVLQTLGFEITIDHPHTDVVKCSQLVRASKDLAQTSYFMATNSLHLTTFCLQYKPTVIACVCIHLACKWSNWEIPVSTDGKHWWEYVDSSVTLELLDELTHEFLQILEKTPSRLKRIRNWRATQAAKKPKTESTQLMDNSFPGPSMLQDQGDASLAGVSSNPSFSKAGNTFTMSMPGQSGGAPLTLDTMAGTYNPASHSEWPQGKQNQAGYPSTCLKQEPLSIPLQEQTLSLQTSTSSLLQHPPIYRTEKTIDFNPVKQEQKGAGGGGVGKHQPPPQPAYPPPAQPPPPPQPSPAQKLSLDKYREKHAAELAVSGQKRRQEQHGGVMDCEMSSSSSSTYAPSSMSQVDHRKHSQPHQTSHGGGGGITASPMKIKVPSSSTSGQDRRHHSDKRDKSSLKLRLAVPVSGGSSQLDKSGQPSKDELKMKIKVSSSECHSSSDEGMATTNNKSKHSSPMVNKEKHRGAEHNLHRHHKHSHPHTHSGNGRGGPEGPGGGGGLLRGPPGLVSMEGMTLAPPGSTSFSSSTSRKRAYPEVSHNHHPPSSSSTSCSKVSKISKGGTGAAGGLRTSQQYPPSESPHEVGEQRH